One genomic window of Kaistia geumhonensis includes the following:
- a CDS encoding carbohydrate ABC transporter permease, with the protein MTTIAANRPSELRRAQARAGYLFILPSFVLYLTFVLAPVIVTFLLSFTYYDAIDGASFVGLDNFVRFLTDERSLQIFWNTLRFTFFAVTFNVGVGLALAMALNRAMPAFLLYFFRLAFFLPVIIAAAFVSIVWGYFYGDDLGVINYYLIRLGFAPVRWLTSSSTAMMSIIIMDVWKNTGFFMIIFIAALQGVPKNIMDAAVMDGANWWRRFSRIILPFISPVIFFNIVYASIGAMQVYESIVILTQGGPGDSTRSMSILIVEEAFGSFEIGYAASVSVVLTLVILVITSLQLIASRRWVSY; encoded by the coding sequence ATGACCACGATCGCCGCCAATCGGCCGTCGGAACTGAGAAGGGCGCAGGCGCGCGCCGGCTATCTCTTCATCCTGCCGAGCTTCGTGCTGTACCTGACCTTCGTGCTCGCGCCGGTGATCGTCACCTTCCTGCTTTCCTTCACTTATTACGACGCGATCGACGGCGCGAGCTTTGTCGGGCTCGACAATTTCGTGCGCTTCCTGACCGACGAGCGCTCGCTGCAGATTTTCTGGAACACGCTGCGCTTCACCTTCTTCGCCGTCACCTTCAATGTCGGCGTCGGTCTGGCGCTCGCGATGGCGCTGAACCGCGCCATGCCGGCCTTCCTGCTCTATTTCTTCCGCCTCGCCTTCTTCCTGCCGGTGATCATCGCCGCCGCCTTCGTGTCGATCGTCTGGGGCTATTTCTATGGCGATGATCTCGGCGTCATCAATTACTACCTGATCCGCCTCGGCTTCGCCCCGGTGCGCTGGCTGACCTCGTCCTCGACGGCCATGATGTCGATCATCATCATGGATGTCTGGAAGAACACCGGCTTCTTCATGATCATCTTCATCGCCGCATTGCAGGGCGTGCCGAAGAACATCATGGACGCGGCGGTGATGGACGGCGCCAACTGGTGGCGGCGCTTCTCCAGGATCATCCTGCCGTTCATCTCGCCGGTGATCTTCTTCAACATCGTCTATGCCTCGATCGGCGCCATGCAGGTCTACGAGTCGATCGTGATCCTGACGCAGGGCGGGCCGGGCGATTCCACCCGCTCGATGTCGATCCTCATCGTCGAGGAAGCGTTCGGCTCCTTCGAGATCGGCTATGCGGCCTCGGTCTCGGTCGTGCTCACCCTCGTCATCCTCGTCATCACCTCGCTGCAGCTCATCGCCTCGCGGCGCTGGGTCAGCTACTGA
- a CDS encoding ABC transporter substrate-binding protein, with translation MLRKLAKYALSAALGLAAVSAASAQSDETATLKLMSFGGEAQTTAIKNAIARFNKNYPNVKVELTMDPISTGWGDYVTRVLSQFNARNAADVYGTAIETFRTFETRKLFIPLDDYIAQNPGYSDFAPSLFQQSSWEGKTYFIPIGWNNIMINYNRTLFKDAGLDYPKPDWTWDQFRETAKKLTKRDSAGNAVQFGYEVPNQFFFVQPWFFSNGTSILTDDWSHSNMLDPKVAESLQFLKDLIHVDKVSPIPGKDTMDNQFNAGQVAMISRGHWIIENAKRAKLDMDVTFPPQKETGITVIGFGGYAVSRTSEHPELAKALVTELTSFETQKEEGEGGGGVPGRKSAADTEAFLAFPPSAALYYQSLPNTKPVPSPANFQEVEKIFIRNYQAMMADEISIADGVKKTHEELEASFKRLAAKGG, from the coding sequence GTGCTCAGGAAACTTGCGAAATATGCGCTGTCGGCCGCGCTCGGCCTTGCCGCTGTGTCGGCGGCGAGCGCCCAGTCCGACGAGACGGCGACGCTGAAGCTGATGTCCTTCGGCGGCGAGGCGCAGACGACAGCGATCAAGAACGCCATCGCGCGCTTCAACAAGAACTATCCGAACGTCAAGGTCGAGCTGACGATGGATCCCATCTCGACCGGCTGGGGCGACTATGTCACCCGCGTTCTCAGCCAGTTCAACGCGCGCAACGCCGCCGATGTCTACGGCACGGCGATCGAGACCTTCCGCACCTTCGAGACGAGGAAGCTCTTCATCCCGCTCGACGACTACATCGCGCAGAATCCGGGCTATTCGGATTTCGCGCCCAGCCTGTTCCAGCAGTCCTCCTGGGAAGGGAAGACCTATTTCATCCCGATCGGCTGGAACAACATCATGATCAACTACAACCGCACCCTGTTCAAGGATGCGGGGCTCGATTATCCGAAGCCGGACTGGACCTGGGACCAGTTCCGCGAGACGGCGAAGAAGCTGACCAAGCGCGACTCGGCCGGCAATGCCGTGCAGTTCGGCTATGAGGTGCCGAACCAGTTCTTCTTCGTCCAGCCCTGGTTCTTCTCGAACGGCACGTCGATCCTGACCGACGACTGGAGCCATTCGAACATGCTCGATCCGAAGGTCGCGGAATCGCTGCAGTTCCTCAAAGACCTGATCCATGTCGACAAGGTCTCGCCGATCCCCGGCAAGGATACGATGGACAACCAGTTCAATGCCGGCCAGGTCGCCATGATCTCGCGCGGCCACTGGATCATCGAGAACGCCAAACGCGCCAAGCTCGACATGGACGTGACCTTCCCGCCGCAGAAGGAGACCGGCATCACCGTGATCGGCTTCGGCGGCTATGCCGTGTCGCGCACCTCGGAACATCCCGAGCTCGCCAAGGCGCTGGTCACCGAGCTGACCTCCTTCGAGACGCAGAAGGAGGAAGGCGAGGGCGGCGGCGGCGTTCCGGGCCGCAAGTCGGCGGCCGATACCGAGGCGTTCCTCGCCTTCCCGCCGAGCGCCGCGCTCTATTACCAGTCGCTGCCCAATACCAAGCCCGTTCCCTCGCCGGCCAACTTCCAGGAAGTCGAGAAGATCTTCATCCGCAACTATCAGGCCATGATGGCGGACGAGATCTCGATCGCCGACGGCGTGAAGAAGACGCATGAAGAGCTCGAAGCCTCCTTCAAGCGCCTGGCCGCCAAGGGCGGCTAG
- a CDS encoding GH116 family glycosyl-hydrolase, with product MLDDLDRIDDRFVFRGARRRYAVFPLGGIGSGGFSLTGAGRMVDWSIRNRPELHQFNGYSHFAIKAEQDGKLLKALVLNGPYEGTPTGSPSIRKFDGFGFGANRDSMAGVPHFSDVTFVGRFPVAEYAFHDERFPGDVTMRALSPFIPHNDRDSSLPAAMFAFEVENTTDAPITYVIAGTLGNFGCDSGIHRFVQADGTSALHLTSADENRPPEQRGDLTIMTDAEDVEHVDYHFRGQWFDSLSLYWREFARAGRMPERHYDKPRQVRNMFAQPEHGTLAARVTVQPGEKKTVRFVIAWNYPLGSIYWYRRDKPDSLETEGSKPTWKNYYATEWADSLASANDAFARWDSLSGETMAFRDAMFGAAMPAEIIDAATGTMGLLRTATVIRLEGGELWGWEGQHEREGSCEGSCTHVWNYQQALASLFPALERSLRDTEWRYNQLPNGGLTFRQRLPLGSGFDIIGPCADGHFGAIIKTFREWRQSGDDAWLAGHWPSIRRALDYAWSKDNPDLWDPEKTGILWGRQHHTLDMELFGPNSWLSSIYVAALKAASEMAAVMGETDFAAELAEMAKRGGATIDETLFNGRWFAQALDLSDKSFIEPFDKGRAAGVLADSFMDAYWSEEYSEIKYQIGDGCLTDQILGQWHADLSGIGDILDPAKVATALKTIFDESFRPSLVDHFNPCRVYAYENEGGTLLCSYPDGAHEPAVPAPYAEEVWTGLEYMIASHMILRGLTEEGLTIVRAARDRHNGGNRSPWNDIECGSYYARSLSSYALVKAWTGLSFDQRDGIIGFAPKGAVEGRHFWSAGKGWGELVVEGGEARLTVKGGSLEIGRLSLPFLAGEVTVDGTATAREGDVVVLPQAVRLGAGETLTLRAG from the coding sequence ATGCTGGACGATCTCGACCGGATCGACGACCGCTTCGTCTTCCGCGGCGCCCGCCGCCGCTATGCCGTGTTCCCGCTCGGCGGCATCGGATCCGGCGGCTTCTCGCTGACCGGCGCCGGCCGGATGGTCGACTGGTCGATCCGCAACCGCCCGGAGCTGCACCAGTTCAACGGCTACAGCCATTTCGCCATCAAGGCGGAGCAGGACGGCAAGCTCCTGAAGGCGCTGGTGCTGAACGGACCCTATGAGGGGACGCCGACCGGCTCGCCCTCGATCCGCAAGTTCGACGGCTTCGGCTTCGGCGCCAATCGAGACTCGATGGCCGGCGTGCCGCATTTCTCGGACGTGACGTTCGTCGGGCGCTTTCCCGTTGCTGAATACGCCTTCCACGACGAGCGCTTCCCGGGCGACGTGACGATGCGGGCGCTCTCGCCCTTCATCCCGCACAACGACCGCGATTCCTCGCTGCCGGCGGCGATGTTCGCCTTCGAGGTCGAGAACACCACCGACGCGCCGATCACCTATGTCATCGCCGGCACGCTCGGCAATTTCGGCTGCGACAGCGGCATCCACCGCTTCGTGCAGGCGGACGGCACCTCGGCGCTGCACCTGACCTCGGCCGACGAGAACCGGCCGCCCGAGCAGCGCGGCGATCTCACGATCATGACCGACGCCGAGGATGTCGAGCATGTCGACTATCACTTCCGCGGCCAGTGGTTCGACAGCCTCTCGCTCTACTGGCGCGAATTCGCCCGCGCCGGCCGCATGCCCGAGCGTCACTACGACAAGCCGCGGCAGGTGAGGAACATGTTCGCGCAGCCCGAGCACGGCACGCTCGCAGCGCGCGTCACGGTGCAGCCCGGCGAGAAGAAGACGGTGCGCTTCGTCATCGCCTGGAACTACCCGCTCGGCTCGATCTACTGGTACCGCCGCGACAAGCCGGACAGTCTCGAGACCGAGGGCTCGAAGCCGACCTGGAAGAACTATTATGCGACCGAGTGGGCGGATTCGCTCGCCTCGGCGAACGACGCCTTTGCGCGCTGGGACAGCCTTTCGGGCGAGACCATGGCCTTCCGCGACGCGATGTTCGGCGCCGCGATGCCGGCCGAGATCATCGATGCCGCGACCGGCACCATGGGCCTGCTGCGCACCGCGACGGTGATCCGCCTCGAAGGCGGCGAACTCTGGGGCTGGGAGGGGCAGCACGAGCGCGAGGGCTCCTGCGAGGGATCCTGCACCCATGTCTGGAACTACCAGCAGGCGCTCGCCTCGCTGTTTCCGGCGCTGGAGAGGAGCCTCCGCGACACCGAATGGCGCTACAACCAGCTGCCGAATGGCGGGCTGACCTTCCGGCAGCGCCTGCCGCTCGGCTCGGGCTTCGACATCATCGGGCCCTGCGCCGACGGCCATTTCGGCGCCATCATCAAGACCTTCCGCGAATGGCGGCAGTCGGGCGACGATGCGTGGCTGGCCGGGCACTGGCCGAGCATCCGCCGGGCGCTCGACTATGCCTGGTCGAAGGACAATCCCGATCTCTGGGACCCCGAGAAGACCGGCATCCTCTGGGGACGCCAGCACCACACGCTCGACATGGAGCTGTTCGGGCCCAACTCCTGGCTGTCCTCGATCTATGTCGCGGCGCTGAAGGCGGCCTCCGAGATGGCGGCGGTGATGGGCGAAACGGACTTCGCGGCCGAACTCGCCGAGATGGCGAAGCGCGGCGGCGCCACGATCGACGAGACGCTCTTCAATGGCCGCTGGTTCGCCCAGGCGCTCGATCTCTCCGACAAGTCGTTCATCGAGCCCTTCGACAAGGGCCGCGCCGCCGGCGTTCTCGCCGACAGCTTCATGGATGCCTACTGGTCGGAGGAATACAGCGAGATCAAGTACCAGATCGGCGACGGCTGCCTCACCGACCAGATCCTCGGCCAGTGGCACGCCGATCTGTCCGGCATCGGCGACATCCTCGATCCGGCCAAGGTCGCGACGGCGCTGAAGACGATCTTTGACGAGAGCTTCCGGCCCTCGCTCGTCGATCACTTCAACCCCTGCCGCGTCTATGCCTATGAGAACGAGGGCGGCACGCTGCTCTGCTCCTATCCGGATGGCGCGCATGAGCCGGCGGTTCCCGCGCCCTATGCCGAGGAGGTGTGGACCGGTCTAGAGTACATGATCGCCTCCCACATGATCCTGCGCGGCCTCACCGAAGAGGGGCTCACCATCGTCCGCGCCGCCCGCGACCGCCACAATGGCGGCAATCGCAGCCCGTGGAACGACATCGAATGCGGAAGCTACTATGCCCGTTCGCTGTCGAGCTATGCGCTGGTCAAGGCCTGGACCGGCCTTTCCTTCGACCAGCGCGATGGCATCATCGGCTTCGCGCCGAAGGGCGCCGTCGAGGGCCGGCATTTCTGGTCGGCCGGCAAGGGCTGGGGCGAACTGGTCGTCGAAGGCGGCGAGGCGCGGCTCACGGTGAAGGGCGGCTCGCTCGAGATCGGCCGCCTGTCGCTGCCCTTCCTCGCCGGAGAGGTGACGGTGGACGGCACGGCGACGGCGCGGGAGGGCGATGTCGTCGTCCTGCCGCAGGCGGTGCGTCTCGGCGCCGGCGAGACGCTGACGTTGCGGGCGGGCTGA
- a CDS encoding carbohydrate ABC transporter permease, translating to MFSKGLQTRATARWVDWGIIAVMAVIGVFMLMPFLWLFSMSFRPVADAYKMPPSFIPPTLDFTNYRAVLASDVPFLRIYWNSVQIAVLVTVGQLVTCTLAAFAFARLSFPGRDSLFFVMLIGLMFPAQVTIIPIYLGYAQTGLLNQPLGLALMYLTSSFGVFLVRQFMRSQPKALEEAALMDGAGYFKIFWRISLPQLRPALSALGIITFTQTWNYYFQARVLLEPQDAMTLPVAMDMLRGFMGQGNLSMVMAAMSMAVLPVILIFLVAQKLVIEGVTMSGIKH from the coding sequence ATGTTCTCCAAGGGATTGCAGACAAGAGCGACGGCCCGCTGGGTCGACTGGGGCATCATCGCGGTGATGGCGGTGATCGGCGTCTTCATGCTGATGCCGTTCCTGTGGCTGTTCTCGATGTCGTTCCGCCCGGTGGCGGACGCCTACAAGATGCCGCCGAGCTTCATCCCGCCGACGCTCGACTTCACCAATTACCGCGCGGTGCTCGCCTCCGACGTGCCGTTCCTGCGCATCTACTGGAATTCGGTCCAGATCGCCGTGCTCGTCACGGTCGGCCAGCTGGTGACCTGCACGCTCGCCGCCTTCGCCTTCGCGCGCCTCTCCTTTCCCGGCCGCGACAGCCTCTTCTTCGTGATGCTGATCGGGCTGATGTTCCCGGCCCAGGTGACGATCATCCCGATCTATCTCGGCTATGCGCAGACGGGGCTCCTCAACCAGCCACTCGGCCTCGCGCTCATGTATCTGACCTCGTCCTTCGGCGTCTTCCTCGTGCGCCAGTTCATGCGCTCGCAGCCGAAGGCGCTGGAAGAGGCGGCGCTGATGGATGGCGCCGGCTATTTCAAGATCTTCTGGCGCATCTCGCTGCCGCAATTGCGGCCCGCGCTCTCCGCGCTCGGCATCATCACCTTCACGCAGACCTGGAACTACTATTTCCAGGCCCGCGTGCTGCTCGAGCCGCAGGACGCCATGACGCTGCCCGTGGCGATGGACATGCTGCGCGGCTTCATGGGGCAGGGGAACCTCTCCATGGTCATGGCCGCCATGAGCATGGCCGTGCTGCCCGTGATCCTCATCTTCCTTGTCGCGCAGAAGCTGGTGATCGAGGGCGTCACCATGAGCGGCATCAAGCACTGA